One Micromonospora sp. FIMYZ51 genomic window carries:
- a CDS encoding HAMP domain-containing sensor histidine kinase — protein MRLRPTLRLRLTLLNGVLLVGAGAVLVLLAWLLVRDALRPTDELLPGTTVLLADGTSLDAAAWQQRMVDSASGELLAKGLAVLLAIGAVGAVGAYAVVGRALRPLHQVTATARRLGETTLDQRISYTGADDEVAELADTFDAMLDRIAAAFEAQKRFVANASHELRTPLAVMRTEIDVTLSDDEADTAEYRRMATVVRDASERANGLVDALLVLARSEAQKGRRLGRRTECDLAAGTANALSAVRREVDRIKLNVQTSLEPAPVVGDPGLLDRLAGNLIENAVRYNHLHGRLWVRTGSHGQRSWLVVGNTGFEVDPADVPGLFEPFRRGGRERTGARGSGLGLSIVRAVCDAHGGTVTAVAQPGGGLEVTVMLPVADAAPTVEQTSTGG, from the coding sequence CTGCGGCTGCGGCCCACGTTGCGGCTGCGGCTGACCCTGCTCAACGGCGTGCTGCTGGTCGGCGCGGGCGCGGTCCTGGTGCTGCTGGCCTGGCTGCTGGTCCGCGACGCGCTGCGGCCCACCGACGAACTGCTGCCGGGCACGACAGTGCTGCTGGCCGACGGGACGTCGCTGGACGCCGCCGCCTGGCAGCAGCGGATGGTCGACTCGGCCTCCGGGGAACTGCTGGCCAAGGGGTTGGCCGTGCTGCTGGCGATCGGCGCGGTCGGCGCGGTCGGCGCGTACGCGGTCGTCGGGCGGGCGCTGCGGCCCCTGCACCAGGTCACCGCGACCGCGCGCCGACTCGGCGAAACCACGCTGGACCAGCGCATCAGCTACACCGGGGCGGACGACGAGGTGGCCGAGTTGGCGGACACCTTCGACGCGATGCTGGACCGGATCGCCGCCGCGTTCGAGGCGCAGAAGCGGTTCGTCGCCAACGCCTCCCACGAGCTGCGTACGCCGCTGGCGGTGATGCGTACCGAGATCGACGTGACGCTCAGCGACGACGAGGCGGACACGGCCGAGTACCGCCGGATGGCCACCGTGGTCCGGGACGCCTCGGAGCGGGCCAACGGGCTGGTGGACGCCCTGCTGGTGCTGGCGCGCAGCGAGGCGCAGAAGGGCCGCCGGCTCGGCCGGCGTACCGAATGTGACCTGGCCGCCGGCACCGCGAACGCGTTGTCGGCGGTTCGCCGGGAGGTGGACCGGATCAAGCTGAACGTGCAGACCTCGCTGGAACCGGCACCTGTGGTCGGCGATCCCGGCCTGCTGGACCGGTTGGCCGGCAACCTGATCGAGAACGCGGTCCGCTACAACCACCTGCACGGTCGGCTCTGGGTGCGGACCGGTTCGCACGGGCAGCGCTCCTGGCTGGTGGTGGGCAACACCGGCTTCGAGGTGGATCCGGCCGACGTGCCGGGCCTGTTCGAACCGTTCCGGCGGGGCGGCCGGGAACGGACCGGGGCGCGCGGGTCGGGGCTGGGCCTGTCCATCGTGCGGGCGGTGTGCGACGCGCACGGCGGTACGGTGACCGCGGTGGCACAGCCCGGCGGCGGCCTGGAGGTGACGGTGATGCTGCCGGTGGCGGACGCCGCGCCGACGGTGGAGCAGACCTCGACCGGCGGGTAG
- a CDS encoding PQQ-binding-like beta-propeller repeat protein, with protein sequence MTLIDLGELTEPTDSPPRRRHRAGNRWLPAGLVALAALLTLAGAAPPPARVHATVPATLGSDVFLAEDEIFTVTPLPGVTDGRQELTAYRRPEQTSVRPQRLTALWRLPVPTGGQVVQVAPVADEAVLVSVVRRRSTADANSTETVLLDTRTGQERWRAPGTATLDASGRALLRTWPVDEPLVLRAVELASGRQLWSKTMAATWVDYHARDGVVDALVVTTSSGDIEILDPASGQVRHSLPVPDDNLAGYQQTSVVDDLLVTVRNSRTVTAYDLDGLTQRWQAVVPLADYVSRCGTLLCARVNRGSGQLLDPETGAVRWSSPEDVNVMLASESRVLALDTTGRDATAIVAIDTATGRPPADYGSWNIVANYEYERHLLGVQQRPDGGLVLARLDPAQARPRIVDVLVGAAGDCQHRYGLIACRRPDGDVGVWRLPASGR encoded by the coding sequence GTGACGTTGATCGACCTCGGCGAGCTGACCGAGCCGACCGATTCACCGCCGCGCCGCCGGCACCGGGCCGGCAACCGGTGGCTGCCGGCCGGGTTGGTGGCGTTGGCCGCTCTGCTGACCCTGGCCGGTGCCGCGCCGCCACCGGCCCGGGTGCACGCGACGGTGCCCGCCACGCTCGGTTCCGATGTGTTCCTCGCGGAGGACGAGATCTTCACCGTCACACCGTTGCCGGGAGTGACGGACGGCCGGCAGGAACTGACCGCCTACCGCCGGCCGGAGCAGACAAGCGTCCGGCCGCAGCGGCTCACCGCGCTGTGGCGGCTGCCGGTGCCGACCGGCGGCCAGGTCGTCCAGGTGGCTCCGGTCGCCGACGAGGCGGTACTGGTCTCCGTGGTCCGGCGGCGTTCCACGGCGGACGCGAACTCGACCGAGACGGTGTTGCTCGACACCCGTACCGGGCAGGAACGGTGGCGGGCACCCGGGACCGCGACGCTTGACGCCTCGGGACGTGCGCTGCTGCGCACCTGGCCGGTGGATGAGCCGCTCGTGCTGCGGGCGGTCGAGTTGGCAAGCGGTAGGCAATTGTGGTCGAAGACGATGGCGGCGACCTGGGTGGACTACCACGCTCGCGACGGTGTGGTCGACGCCCTGGTGGTCACCACGTCCTCCGGTGACATCGAGATCCTGGATCCGGCGAGCGGCCAGGTCCGGCACAGCCTGCCCGTCCCCGACGACAACCTGGCCGGCTACCAGCAGACGTCGGTGGTCGACGACCTGCTGGTGACGGTGCGCAACTCGCGGACCGTGACCGCGTACGACCTGGACGGGCTCACCCAGCGCTGGCAGGCCGTCGTGCCGCTGGCCGACTACGTCAGCCGGTGCGGCACCCTGCTCTGTGCCCGGGTCAACCGGGGCAGTGGCCAGCTCCTCGATCCGGAGACCGGCGCCGTGCGGTGGAGCAGCCCCGAGGACGTGAACGTCATGCTGGCCAGCGAGAGCCGGGTCCTGGCGCTCGACACCACCGGGCGCGACGCCACGGCGATCGTCGCCATCGATACGGCGACCGGCCGGCCGCCGGCCGACTACGGCAGCTGGAACATCGTCGCCAACTACGAGTACGAACGACACCTGCTCGGGGTGCAGCAGCGGCCCGACGGCGGCCTGGTGCTGGCCCGACTCGATCCGGCGCAGGCGCGACCGCGGATCGTCGACGTGCTTGTCGGCGCCGCCGGCGACTGCCAGCACCGGTACGGGTTGATCGCCTGCCGGCGTCCGGACGGTGACGTCGGGGTGTGGCGACTGCCCGCGTCCGGACGGTGA
- a CDS encoding response regulator transcription factor, protein MRVLVVEDERNLADAIARGLRKRGMAVDIAYDGDSGHEMAFVTRYDVVVLDRDLPGMHGDQICAELAASGALTRVLMLTASGTVADRVEGLQLGADDYLPKPFAFDELVARVQALGRRATPAAPPVLELADLVVDPARRTATRGGASVELTNKEFGVLCELLKARGAVVSSEELLERVWDANTDPFTTIVRVTVMTLRRKLGDPPLIETVVGAGYRTAEVSA, encoded by the coding sequence ATGCGGGTACTTGTGGTCGAGGACGAGCGCAACCTCGCCGACGCGATCGCGCGTGGCCTGCGCAAGCGGGGGATGGCGGTGGACATCGCCTACGACGGCGACAGCGGGCACGAGATGGCCTTCGTCACCCGCTACGACGTGGTGGTGCTCGACCGTGACCTGCCCGGGATGCACGGCGACCAGATCTGCGCGGAGCTGGCCGCCTCCGGCGCGTTGACCCGGGTGCTGATGCTCACCGCAAGCGGTACGGTCGCCGACCGGGTGGAGGGGTTGCAGCTCGGTGCCGACGACTACCTGCCCAAGCCGTTCGCCTTCGACGAACTGGTCGCCCGGGTGCAGGCGCTGGGCCGGCGGGCCACCCCGGCCGCGCCGCCGGTGCTGGAACTGGCCGATCTGGTGGTGGATCCGGCCCGCCGGACCGCCACCCGGGGCGGCGCGTCGGTGGAGCTGACCAACAAGGAGTTCGGCGTGCTCTGTGAGCTGCTCAAGGCGCGCGGTGCCGTGGTGTCCAGCGAGGAACTGCTGGAGCGGGTCTGGGACGCCAACACCGATCCGTTCACCACAATCGTCCGGGTCACCGTGATGACCCTGCGCCGTAAGCTCGGCGACCCCCCACTCATCGAGACCGTGGTGGGTGCCGGCTACCGGACCGCCGAGGTGTCGGCGTGA